In a genomic window of uncultured Flavobacterium sp.:
- a CDS encoding MFS transporter: protein MNQTDAVIMSQISKSTGKYRWSICALLFFATTINYLDRQVLSLTWSDFIAPEFHWTNNDYGNITALFSIFYAVSLLFAGRFVDWLDTKKGFLWAIGIWSFGACLHAFCGIATAGYITGNWFVGFEGAKEAIHLVKDTGLVINVSVTLFIFARFVLAIGEAGNFPAAIKTTAEYFPKKDRAFSTSIFNAGATVGALAAPISIPFIAASFGWEMSFIIIGALGFVWMGFWVFMYDKPEKHPRVSAAELEYIQQDDIADSKLVGYIPETKTKVSFVDCFKYKQTWAFAFGKFMTDGVWWFFLFWTPAYLSSVYGMDSTQAALPLFVLYMITLLSIIGGWLPTYFVEKKGMNPYEGRMRAMLIFAFFPLLALIAQPLGYISYWIPVIIIGISGAAHQSWSANIFTTVGDMFPKKAIATITGIGGLAGGLGSTLINKGSGLLFDFTQKNWSLINGQPLLEKYPQFQNPETAKVFLDEKGVGNLGDFLKLLSTSGDNVINGINSGYMIIFSICAVCYLTGWVVMKTLVPKYRPITDL from the coding sequence ATGAACCAAACAGATGCAGTTATTATGAGCCAAATCAGTAAATCTACAGGAAAGTATCGTTGGAGTATTTGCGCATTGCTATTTTTTGCTACGACAATTAATTATTTAGACAGACAAGTACTTTCGTTGACATGGAGCGATTTTATTGCACCAGAGTTTCATTGGACTAATAATGATTACGGAAATATTACAGCATTGTTTTCTATATTTTATGCAGTTTCATTATTGTTTGCGGGACGTTTTGTAGATTGGTTAGATACTAAAAAAGGATTTCTTTGGGCAATCGGGATTTGGTCTTTTGGAGCTTGTTTACACGCTTTTTGTGGAATTGCAACAGCCGGATATATTACAGGAAACTGGTTTGTAGGTTTTGAAGGCGCTAAAGAAGCAATTCATCTCGTAAAAGATACCGGATTGGTCATTAATGTAAGCGTTACATTGTTCATATTTGCCCGTTTTGTTCTGGCGATTGGTGAAGCGGGAAATTTTCCTGCGGCGATCAAAACAACAGCCGAATATTTTCCTAAAAAAGACAGAGCATTTTCTACTAGTATATTCAATGCTGGCGCTACTGTTGGCGCATTGGCAGCTCCAATTTCTATTCCGTTTATTGCAGCGTCTTTTGGTTGGGAAATGTCATTTATTATCATTGGTGCGCTAGGTTTTGTATGGATGGGATTTTGGGTTTTTATGTACGATAAACCAGAAAAACATCCAAGAGTTAGCGCTGCCGAATTAGAGTATATTCAACAGGATGATATTGCTGATAGTAAACTGGTTGGATATATTCCGGAAACTAAAACCAAAGTTTCTTTTGTGGATTGTTTTAAATACAAACAAACCTGGGCTTTTGCTTTTGGAAAATTCATGACTGATGGCGTTTGGTGGTTCTTTTTGTTCTGGACACCAGCTTATTTAAGTTCGGTTTACGGAATGGATTCTACACAAGCCGCGTTACCATTATTCGTTTTATACATGATTACATTGCTTTCTATTATTGGAGGTTGGCTTCCGACTTATTTTGTCGAAAAGAAAGGAATGAATCCATACGAAGGCAGAATGAGAGCAATGTTGATTTTTGCATTTTTTCCATTATTGGCTTTAATAGCGCAGCCTTTGGGGTATATAAGTTATTGGATTCCAGTAATTATCATTGGAATTTCGGGTGCTGCGCATCAATCTTGGTCGGCAAATATATTTACTACAGTAGGAGATATGTTTCCTAAAAAAGCAATCGCAACTATTACCGGAATTGGCGGATTAGCCGGAGGTCTTGGTTCGACTTTAATCAACAAAGGTTCAGGTTTATTGTTTGATTTTACTCAAAAGAATTGGAGTTTAATAAACGGTCAGCCTTTGTTGGAAAAATATCCTCAATTTCAAAATCCGGAAACAGCAAAAGTTTTTTTAGATGAAAAAGGTGTTGGTAATCTGGGTGATTTTTTAAAGTTGTTATCTACATCAGGTGATAATGTCATAAATGGAATAAACTCTGGATATATGATCATTTTCTCGATATGTGCAGTTTGCTACTTAACAGGCTGGGTTGTTATGAAAACATTGGTTCCAAAATACCGTCCAATCACAGATTTATAA
- a CDS encoding gluconate 5-dehydrogenase — protein MTNLFDIKGKIALITGSTHGLGLAMAKGLGQAGATIIVNGNSSQQKIDDAVKELINEGINAIGYKFNVTDEQEVITAIKKIESEVGPIAILINNAGIIKRIPLIEMEVADFKEVIDIDLVSPFIVSKHVAKGMIERRQGKIINICSMMSELGRNTVGAYAAAKGGLKMLTKNMATEWAKYNVQINGIGPGYFATEQTKPIRVDGHPFNDFIISRTPAAKWGDPSDLAGAAIFLSSKASDFVNGHILYVDGGILATIGKPSNEA, from the coding sequence ATGACAAACTTATTTGATATAAAAGGTAAAATTGCCTTAATTACAGGAAGTACCCACGGATTAGGATTGGCAATGGCAAAAGGTTTAGGTCAAGCCGGAGCGACAATTATCGTAAACGGAAATTCTTCTCAACAAAAAATTGATGACGCTGTAAAGGAACTTATAAATGAAGGAATAAATGCAATCGGGTATAAATTTAATGTAACCGATGAACAAGAAGTTATAACTGCAATTAAGAAGATTGAAAGTGAAGTTGGTCCAATTGCAATCTTGATTAACAATGCGGGAATTATCAAAAGAATTCCGCTTATCGAAATGGAAGTTGCCGATTTTAAAGAAGTAATTGATATTGATTTGGTTTCTCCTTTTATAGTTTCAAAACATGTTGCCAAAGGAATGATCGAAAGACGCCAAGGAAAAATCATCAACATTTGTTCGATGATGAGCGAATTGGGCCGAAATACTGTTGGAGCTTATGCTGCTGCAAAAGGCGGACTTAAAATGTTGACCAAAAACATGGCAACGGAATGGGCAAAATACAACGTACAAATCAACGGAATTGGTCCCGGATATTTTGCAACGGAACAAACAAAACCTATTAGAGTTGACGGACATCCGTTTAACGATTTTATCATAAGCAGAACTCCTGCTGCAAAATGGGGCGATCCAAGTGATTTAGCCGGAGCAGCAATATTTTTATCTTCTAAAGCTAGTGATTTTGTAAACGGTCACATTTTGTATGTAGACGGCGGAATTCTGGCAACAATTGGTAAACCGTCAAACGAAGCATAA
- a CDS encoding bifunctional 4-hydroxy-2-oxoglutarate aldolase/2-dehydro-3-deoxy-phosphogluconate aldolase: MAKYSRIEVALTMKENGMVPLFFHSDIEISKKVLKACYDGGARLMEFTSRGDFAHEVFGALNKYALAELPGMILGVGSITDAAAASLYMSLGANFIVTPVFREDIAIACNRRKVLWSPGCGTLTEIARAEELGCEVVKLFPGDIYGPEFIKAIKGPCPWTNIMPTGGVLPTVESLTSWFNAGAYCVGIGSQLISKDILDNNDFEGLKTKVSQVLDIINNIKNK, translated from the coding sequence ATGGCAAAATATTCAAGAATAGAAGTGGCTTTAACGATGAAAGAAAACGGAATGGTTCCGCTCTTTTTTCATTCGGATATAGAAATTAGTAAAAAGGTGCTAAAAGCCTGTTATGATGGTGGCGCAAGATTAATGGAATTCACGAGTAGAGGCGATTTTGCTCATGAAGTTTTTGGAGCTTTAAACAAATATGCTTTGGCCGAATTACCGGGAATGATTTTGGGAGTTGGTTCAATTACAGATGCAGCAGCAGCTTCATTATACATGAGTTTGGGCGCTAATTTTATTGTCACTCCGGTTTTTAGAGAAGATATTGCAATTGCCTGTAATCGTCGTAAAGTATTGTGGTCGCCAGGTTGCGGAACATTAACCGAAATTGCAAGAGCCGAAGAATTAGGTTGTGAAGTCGTGAAATTATTCCCCGGAGATATTTACGGACCAGAATTTATAAAAGCGATAAAAGGTCCGTGTCCTTGGACGAATATTATGCCAACGGGAGGAGTTTTGCCAACGGTAGAAAGTTTGACTTCATGGTTCAATGCCGGCGCATATTGTGTTGGAATAGGATCGCAATTGATATCAAAAGATATTTTGGATAATAATGATTTTGAAGGATTAAAAACGAAAGTAAGTCAGGTTCTTGACATCATAAATAATATTAAAAATAAATAA
- the uxaC gene encoding glucuronate isomerase — MSVNQTFINDNFLLENKFAEELYHNYSKNQPIIDYHNHLNPQFIAEDKIFDNITQVWINGDHYKWRAMRTLGVNEQFITGNGSDKEKFLNWGKTVPYTMRNPLYHWTHLELARYFDIYDLLNEKSAEKIYIETSEKINSEAYSTQNLLKKVNAEVVCTTEDPIDSLEHHQKLAKNPFGTKVSTAFRPDKAILISNDGYNAYLDTLGDVSGIAINSYSDLCNALKNRIEFFTQNGCKLSDHGLDQIYFENFTESEINSIFKKKRENQVITPEEALKFQSAILLFLSETYHEFGWVQQFHLGALRNNNARMHRILGPDTGWDSISDFPQAQKLSNFLNALDSKDKLTKTIIYNLNPADNEVMATMIGNFNDGSVKGKVQFGSGWWFLDQKDGMTKQLNALSNMGLISCFVGMLTDSRSFLSFPRHEYFRRILCNLLGDEIKRGELPNDMEWIGKMVQDISYNNAKEYFKF, encoded by the coding sequence ATGAGTGTAAATCAGACTTTTATAAACGATAATTTTTTACTTGAAAATAAATTCGCCGAAGAATTATATCATAACTATTCTAAAAATCAGCCGATAATAGATTATCACAATCATTTGAATCCTCAGTTTATTGCCGAAGATAAAATTTTTGATAATATCACACAGGTTTGGATTAATGGAGATCATTACAAATGGCGTGCAATGCGTACGTTGGGCGTAAACGAACAATTTATAACCGGAAATGGATCAGATAAAGAGAAGTTCTTAAACTGGGGAAAAACTGTTCCGTACACGATGCGTAATCCTTTGTATCATTGGACACATTTAGAATTAGCACGTTATTTTGATATCTACGATTTATTGAATGAAAAATCGGCAGAGAAAATATATATCGAAACTTCAGAAAAAATAAATTCTGAAGCTTACAGCACACAAAACCTGCTTAAAAAAGTAAATGCTGAAGTAGTTTGTACAACCGAAGATCCTATTGATAGCTTAGAACATCATCAAAAACTGGCTAAGAATCCTTTTGGAACTAAAGTAAGTACGGCTTTCAGACCTGATAAAGCCATCTTAATTTCTAATGATGGATATAATGCATATCTGGACACATTAGGGGATGTGTCCGGAATTGCAATTAATTCTTATTCGGATTTATGTAATGCTTTAAAAAACAGAATTGAATTTTTTACTCAAAATGGCTGTAAATTAAGCGATCACGGTTTAGATCAGATTTATTTTGAAAATTTTACCGAAAGCGAAATCAATTCTATTTTCAAAAAGAAAAGAGAAAATCAAGTCATAACTCCAGAAGAAGCATTGAAATTTCAGAGTGCAATTTTATTGTTTTTATCTGAAACTTATCATGAATTTGGTTGGGTTCAACAATTTCATTTAGGCGCTTTAAGAAATAATAATGCGCGTATGCACAGAATTTTAGGTCCTGATACAGGTTGGGATTCTATTAGCGATTTTCCGCAGGCACAAAAATTATCGAACTTTTTAAATGCTTTGGATAGTAAAGATAAATTGACAAAAACGATCATTTATAATTTAAATCCTGCTGACAATGAAGTAATGGCAACTATGATTGGAAATTTCAATGACGGAAGCGTCAAAGGAAAAGTTCAGTTTGGTTCTGGATGGTGGTTTTTAGATCAAAAAGACGGAATGACCAAACAATTAAATGCTCTTTCAAATATGGGATTAATTAGCTGTTTCGTAGGAATGTTAACAGATTCAAGAAGCTTTTTATCATTTCCAAGACACGAATATTTCAGACGTATTTTATGCAATCTTTTAGGAGATGAAATCAAACGCGGAGAACTTCCAAACGACATGGAATGGATAGGAAAAATGGTTCAGGATATTTCATACAACAACGCAAAAGAATATTTCAAATTTTAA
- a CDS encoding 2'-5' RNA ligase family protein, whose product MEKKYSVVIHPSQDVIDSIKTMKELLADKVGWFNSKNSVAHITICEFKIDESQIDKYKQKLLKICDPFTPFQVLLDHYNSYENGAFFISPNEDSKMLLKPIMKKTQDALQLSNLIKSNDPHISIGRRLTPESLKIANHLFTTIDIDFLCDNIVLREFDPIKKQFFVIDSFSFNGNSQPEFVQGSLF is encoded by the coding sequence ATGGAAAAGAAATATTCTGTTGTTATTCATCCTTCGCAAGATGTTATTGATTCAATCAAAACGATGAAAGAACTTTTAGCAGATAAAGTTGGTTGGTTTAACAGCAAAAATTCGGTGGCTCATATTACGATTTGCGAATTTAAAATTGACGAATCTCAAATAGATAAATACAAACAGAAACTCCTTAAAATCTGTGATCCTTTTACGCCTTTTCAGGTACTTTTAGATCATTACAATTCTTATGAAAACGGCGCTTTTTTCATTTCTCCAAATGAAGATTCTAAAATGCTTCTAAAACCTATTATGAAAAAAACTCAGGATGCATTGCAGCTTTCAAACTTAATAAAAAGCAATGATCCTCATATTTCAATTGGCCGAAGATTAACGCCTGAAAGTCTTAAAATTGCCAATCATTTATTTACAACAATCGATATTGATTTTTTGTGTGACAATATTGTTTTAAGAGAATTTGATCCTATAAAAAAGCAGTTTTTTGTAATTGATTCTTTTTCCTTTAATGGAAATTCACAACCGGAATTTGTTCAGGGAAGTTTGTTTTAA
- the kduI gene encoding 5-dehydro-4-deoxy-D-glucuronate isomerase, with protein MTKYSSRYASSPEAVKKYDTQELRNEFLIEDLMQEDQIVLTYSHYDRYIAGSAVPVKGDLTLESIDPLKASYFLERREIGIINVGGKGSIVVEGKTFKLDFKDALYIGSGNKEVVFKSDDSKNPAKFYINSAPAHTNYPTVKVSLAEANKLQLGTMETANHRTVNQMIIGSVVTTCQLQMGMTELKPGSVWNTMPAHVHDRRMEVYFYLDIPENQAVCHFMGEPQETRHIWMNNHQAVISPPWSIHSGSGTSNYTFIWGMAGENLDYGDMDVCKITDLR; from the coding sequence ATGACAAAATATAGTTCAAGATACGCGTCAAGCCCAGAAGCTGTTAAAAAATATGATACTCAGGAATTAAGAAATGAATTCTTAATCGAAGATCTAATGCAGGAAGATCAAATTGTATTAACCTATTCGCATTATGACAGATATATTGCAGGATCAGCAGTTCCGGTAAAAGGAGATTTAACTTTAGAAAGTATCGATCCGCTTAAAGCTTCTTATTTTTTGGAAAGAAGAGAAATCGGGATTATTAATGTTGGTGGTAAAGGTTCTATTGTTGTCGAAGGAAAAACTTTCAAATTAGATTTTAAAGATGCTTTGTATATCGGAAGCGGTAATAAAGAAGTGGTTTTTAAAAGCGACGACAGCAAGAATCCAGCTAAATTCTATATCAATTCTGCTCCCGCACATACCAATTATCCAACTGTAAAAGTAAGTTTGGCTGAAGCTAATAAATTACAATTAGGAACAATGGAAACAGCGAATCACAGAACGGTAAATCAAATGATTATCGGGAGCGTTGTGACCACTTGTCAATTACAAATGGGAATGACGGAATTAAAACCGGGAAGTGTTTGGAATACAATGCCGGCGCACGTTCACGATCGTCGTATGGAAGTTTATTTCTACTTGGATATTCCGGAAAATCAGGCTGTTTGTCATTTTATGGGCGAACCTCAGGAAACACGTCATATTTGGATGAACAATCATCAGGCTGTGATTTCTCCGCCTTGGTCAATTCATTCGGGTTCAGGAACTTCAAATTATACTTTTATCTGGGGAATGGCTGGTGAAAACTTAGATTATGGAGATATGGACGTTTGTAAAATCACTGATTTAAGATAA
- a CDS encoding sugar kinase codes for MNKVVAFGEIMLRLSTERHLRFSQSTAFGASYGGGEFNVCVSLSNYGVNAEFVTRLPDNEIGISALKEMRKMNVESKNIIYGGERLGIYFLETGAGTRGSNVVYDRAHSSMATIEKGNIDWEKVLEGANWFHWSGITPAISETAAEACLEAIKVAHKMGITISCDLNYRSKLWQYGKTPSDVMPEMLKYCNVILGDIDTAYFMLGIPKVNPNYQDEKSLPVLYTKLFDLIPNLKTVATTLRYSVSASHQRIGGVLFDGKSIYHAGIKEVTPVVDRVGSGDAFMGGLIYGLLEYKNNNQKALDFAVSACCLKHTIAGDYNLVTLKEVENMIDGNSAGLVSR; via the coding sequence ATGAATAAAGTAGTTGCATTTGGAGAAATTATGTTGCGTCTTTCGACGGAAAGGCATTTGCGTTTTTCACAATCTACAGCATTTGGTGCTTCTTATGGAGGCGGAGAATTTAATGTTTGCGTGTCGTTATCCAATTATGGTGTAAATGCTGAATTTGTAACGCGATTACCGGATAACGAAATTGGAATTTCGGCATTAAAAGAAATGCGAAAAATGAACGTCGAATCTAAAAATATCATTTATGGAGGTGAACGTTTAGGTATTTATTTCTTGGAAACCGGAGCAGGAACGCGCGGAAGCAATGTAGTTTACGATCGCGCACATAGTTCGATGGCAACTATTGAGAAAGGAAATATTGATTGGGAAAAAGTTCTGGAAGGTGCAAACTGGTTTCATTGGAGCGGAATTACACCAGCAATTTCCGAAACCGCAGCAGAAGCTTGTTTAGAAGCTATTAAAGTCGCGCACAAAATGGGAATTACGATTTCATGCGACCTAAATTACCGATCAAAATTGTGGCAATATGGCAAAACTCCAAGTGATGTGATGCCTGAAATGTTGAAATATTGCAATGTTATTTTGGGAGATATTGATACTGCATATTTCATGTTGGGAATTCCGAAAGTAAACCCGAATTATCAGGACGAAAAATCACTTCCGGTTTTGTATACGAAATTGTTTGATTTGATTCCAAATTTAAAAACGGTTGCGACGACTTTGCGTTATTCTGTAAGTGCTTCACATCAGAGAATTGGCGGTGTTTTATTCGACGGAAAATCAATATATCATGCCGGAATTAAAGAAGTTACACCAGTTGTAGATAGAGTAGGAAGTGGTGATGCTTTTATGGGAGGATTGATTTACGGACTTTTAGAATATAAAAATAATAACCAAAAAGCATTAGATTTTGCAGTATCAGCTTGTTGTTTAAAACACACTATTGCAGGAGATTACAATTTGGTAACCTTAAAAGAAGTTGAAAATATGATTGATGGTAATTCGGCAGGATTAGTATCAAGATAA
- a CDS encoding isochorismatase family protein, with translation MKKLVLTAILLFAIFIGFAQKPSPALLNPTNHTLVLIDYESQMAFAVGSTPIDQLRNNTALVAGASKIFNVPTVVTTVAEKSFSGPVFREIEEFYPQKTSNYIDRTSMNTWEDAPAYKAIIAKGKKKIVFGGLWTSVCIVGPVLSAINEGYDVYVITDASADVSKEAHEMAVTRMVQAGAHPMTSLQYLLELQRDWARQETYVAVTDLAKKYGGAYGVGVQYAHEMLKH, from the coding sequence ATGAAAAAATTAGTTTTAACAGCAATTTTATTATTCGCAATATTTATTGGTTTCGCACAAAAACCAAGTCCTGCATTATTAAATCCTACAAACCATACTTTGGTACTTATTGATTACGAAAGTCAAATGGCTTTTGCTGTAGGAAGCACTCCAATTGATCAACTTCGTAATAACACTGCTTTAGTAGCTGGTGCTTCGAAAATATTTAATGTTCCAACGGTTGTAACAACTGTAGCCGAAAAATCATTTAGCGGACCTGTTTTCCGTGAAATTGAAGAGTTTTATCCTCAAAAAACTTCAAACTATATCGATCGTACTTCTATGAATACCTGGGAAGATGCTCCTGCATACAAAGCAATTATTGCAAAAGGTAAAAAGAAAATCGTTTTTGGCGGTTTATGGACAAGCGTTTGTATTGTTGGACCGGTTTTATCAGCCATTAACGAAGGTTATGATGTTTATGTTATCACAGATGCAAGCGCAGACGTATCAAAAGAAGCTCACGAAATGGCCGTAACTCGTATGGTTCAGGCAGGTGCTCACCCAATGACTTCTTTACAGTATTTACTTGAATTACAGCGCGATTGGGCACGTCAGGAAACTTATGTTGCCGTTACTGATCTTGCAAAAAAATACGGTGGAGCTTATGGTGTTGGTGTTCAGTATGCACACGAAATGTTGAAACACTAA
- a CDS encoding alpha/beta hydrolase, with amino-acid sequence MNSLQLQAQSQPPIQLWDKIPGEIEAFDYKEKVDISLTEGIQSVSMVTIPTITVFRPQQTKSNGTSVIILPGGGYQHLAINKEGFKVAEWFNSLGITAFVLKYRLPSDLIMKNKNIGPLQDAQQAVRYVRENAEKWNIDPKKIGVLGFSAGGHLASTLATHYDDKVYENASKVSARPDFSLLIYPVISMQNDITHKGSQTSLLGEHPSQELIDSFSNEKRVTPQTPPTFLIHATDDTVVLPENSINYYLALKKNGVSAEMHIYEKGGHGFGLGVEDTSKHWTKDCEEWLKAQGLIKQ; translated from the coding sequence ATGAATTCTTTACAACTACAAGCGCAATCACAGCCACCAATACAACTTTGGGATAAAATTCCCGGAGAAATCGAAGCTTTTGATTATAAGGAAAAAGTAGATATTTCTTTGACGGAAGGAATACAAAGTGTCAGTATGGTTACAATTCCTACTATAACAGTTTTTCGTCCTCAGCAAACAAAATCTAATGGAACCTCTGTAATAATCCTTCCAGGCGGAGGATATCAGCATTTGGCCATTAATAAAGAAGGATTTAAAGTAGCTGAATGGTTTAATAGTTTAGGTATTACGGCATTTGTCTTAAAATACCGTTTGCCGAGTGATTTAATCATGAAAAACAAAAATATTGGACCTTTACAAGATGCGCAACAAGCCGTTCGCTATGTGAGAGAAAATGCTGAAAAATGGAATATTGATCCGAAAAAAATTGGTGTTTTAGGATTTTCTGCCGGAGGACATTTAGCATCAACTTTAGCAACACATTATGACGATAAAGTATACGAAAATGCTTCAAAAGTAAGTGCAAGACCAGATTTTTCGCTTCTGATTTATCCTGTAATTTCGATGCAAAATGATATCACTCACAAAGGTTCGCAAACTAGTTTATTGGGCGAACATCCTTCGCAAGAATTAATTGATTCTTTTTCTAATGAAAAGAGGGTAACCCCACAAACTCCACCAACCTTTTTGATTCATGCTACAGATGATACTGTGGTTTTGCCCGAAAACAGTATCAACTATTATTTAGCACTTAAAAAAAATGGTGTTTCTGCTGAAATGCATATTTATGAAAAAGGCGGACATGGTTTTGGTTTAGGAGTCGAAGATACCAGTAAACACTGGACTAAAGACTGCGAAGAATGGCTAAAAGCACAAGGATTAATAAAACAATAA
- a CDS encoding CocE/NonD family hydrolase, with product MKNSLLLVIFCLSVQISNSQKLYFPKSNYSDSLNFSKNLTLLAKKIAPIYSNSDKATYLDNYARINFIAQDYTTMKKTMRTYAQEIMGDSIANKPFGFHYRTYANTIAKNPKTKAEFDKYYTSEFKTLYDSYDKDGKNWVENYYSIQLSDMKTQFETKRNECQANDSISLEDAALLCRVYSRYVVYSKSLAPAKEIIAKIEAEKYIIDNNIIITLPNGSTISGSMVRNRNITEPQPVVMQYNIYAGREVSDCKEIANMGYVGFVANTRGKRLSNDPIEPYEHDGDDAYYILDWISKQPWCNGKIGIYGGSYLGFSQWSAVKKVHPALKTIVPLVSVGAGIDFPMQNGVFMSYALRWIHFVANNKLTDLNDFQNNKKWDDVFTQYYKNGSSFRSLDKIEGNPSPLFQRWLDHPTYDTYWQNMTPQKEAFANINIPILSTTGYYDDDQIGAMYYYNQYHKYNKSDNYYLIIGPYDHGGSQGYPKKELGGYTLDEVATIPINSIIFEWFDYILKGAKRPEVLKDKVNFEIMGKNEWKSVASLDKMHNQEITFYLDNANSKYSLQKTAPKKPIAINQTVDLKDRSEINIYKDDSVTGFPRVIDSILRTEKQQMIFESEPLSEATIISGSLKASLKISINKKDLDVQLQLYEKTPDGHYFALTSNLQRASLAKDRTKRQLLTPNKIETIELNQNYIISKQLQKGSKIVIALGVNKNPNWEVNYGSGKNVSDETMADAAEPLTIKWYTNSSITIPILKQ from the coding sequence ATGAAAAATAGTCTACTCTTAGTAATATTTTGTTTATCGGTACAAATAAGCAATTCGCAAAAATTATACTTTCCAAAAAGTAATTACAGCGACAGTCTCAATTTCTCTAAAAACCTGACATTATTAGCCAAAAAGATAGCGCCTATTTATTCCAATTCGGACAAAGCAACGTATTTGGATAATTATGCCCGAATCAATTTTATTGCTCAGGATTACACAACGATGAAAAAGACAATGCGAACTTATGCGCAAGAAATTATGGGCGATAGTATTGCCAATAAGCCATTTGGTTTTCATTACAGAACTTATGCAAATACTATCGCTAAAAATCCAAAAACAAAAGCTGAATTCGATAAATATTACACTTCTGAATTTAAAACTTTATATGATAGCTATGATAAAGATGGAAAAAACTGGGTAGAAAATTATTACAGTATTCAACTAAGTGATATGAAGACGCAATTTGAAACTAAACGAAATGAATGTCAAGCCAATGATAGTATCAGTTTAGAAGATGCCGCTTTATTATGTAGAGTCTATTCCAGATATGTAGTTTACAGTAAAAGCCTTGCTCCTGCCAAAGAAATAATAGCAAAAATAGAAGCCGAAAAATATATTATAGACAACAATATAATTATCACTTTACCAAACGGAAGCACAATATCCGGCTCGATGGTTAGAAATCGAAATATAACAGAACCGCAACCAGTCGTAATGCAATACAATATTTATGCAGGAAGAGAAGTCTCAGACTGCAAGGAAATTGCCAATATGGGATATGTAGGTTTTGTAGCAAATACAAGAGGAAAACGACTGAGCAATGATCCTATAGAACCTTATGAACACGATGGCGACGACGCTTATTATATCTTGGACTGGATTAGTAAACAGCCTTGGTGCAATGGAAAAATTGGTATTTATGGCGGAAGTTATTTAGGCTTTAGCCAATGGAGCGCAGTAAAAAAAGTGCATCCAGCCTTAAAAACAATAGTCCCTCTAGTGTCTGTGGGCGCTGGAATTGATTTTCCAATGCAAAATGGCGTCTTTATGAGTTATGCATTAAGATGGATTCATTTTGTAGCAAATAACAAATTAACAGATCTAAATGACTTTCAAAATAATAAAAAATGGGACGACGTTTTTACACAATATTATAAAAATGGTTCCAGCTTTCGTTCCTTAGATAAAATCGAAGGAAATCCGTCTCCATTGTTTCAAAGATGGCTTGATCACCCAACTTATGACACTTATTGGCAAAATATGACGCCACAAAAAGAAGCTTTTGCTAATATTAATATTCCTATTTTAAGTACAACAGGATATTATGATGACGATCAGATTGGCGCAATGTATTATTACAATCAATATCATAAATACAACAAAAGCGATAACTATTATCTAATTATAGGACCTTATGATCACGGAGGTTCACAAGGATATCCCAAGAAAGAATTAGGCGGATATACGCTTGACGAAGTTGCTACTATTCCAATAAATTCCATCATTTTCGAATGGTTTGATTATATCTTAAAAGGCGCAAAACGTCCAGAAGTTTTAAAAGACAAAGTCAACTTTGAAATTATGGGCAAAAATGAATGGAAAAGTGTAGCGTCATTAGACAAAATGCACAATCAGGAAATCACTTTTTATCTTGATAATGCAAATTCAAAATATTCATTACAAAAAACGGCTCCTAAAAAACCAATTGCAATAAATCAAACCGTTGACTTAAAAGATCGCTCGGAAATTAATATCTATAAAGATGATTCTGTTACAGGTTTTCCCAGAGTTATAGATTCAATTTTAAGAACTGAAAAACAACAAATGATTTTTGAAAGTGAACCTTTATCAGAAGCTACGATTATAAGTGGTTCTTTAAAAGCATCTTTAAAAATCAGTATCAATAAAAAGGATTTAGATGTACAATTACAACTTTATGAAAAAACTCCCGATGGTCATTATTTTGCCTTAACAAGCAACTTGCAAAGAGCCAGTTTAGCAAAAGACAGAACGAAAAGACAACTTTTGACTCCTAATAAAATAGAAACAATTGAGTTAAATCAAAATTATATCATCTCTAAACAATTACAAAAAGGAAGTAAAATTGTAATTGCTCTTGGCGTAAATAAAAATCCAAATTGGGAAGTTAATTACGGTTCCGGTAAGAATGTAAGCGACGAAACAATGGCTGATGCTGCCGAACCTTTAACAATAAAATGGTACACAAATAGTTCTATTACAATCCCAATTTTAAAACAGTAA